In the genome of Deinococcus deserti VCD115, one region contains:
- a CDS encoding branched-chain amino acid ABC transporter substrate-binding protein, with the protein MHRTPLTLMLLSALTLGSANALTTVKIASLAPLSGGQSAIGMQARNGIQLAVAEYKPQFRKLGFDLQFVPFDDQADPATGTAAARKIAADRQILAVVGAMNSGVTIPASAALQASRVALVSPASTANNVTDRGLSNMNRIVPRDDAQGPAGAQFLKTNLKARKVYILNDKTAYGEGLAKEVEKTLKASGVSVITNEGTEEKSDFSSIVAKIRLQKPDAIYFGGIYNQVGVFLKQLRESGVTVPVVGGDGLDSQDLLKIAGKGAQNVFFTTGAAPVEALPAAKAFAAAYQKTFRQPAQGFAVFGYDAAKVTLQGILNAARSNGNKLPSRTQVEQAVRKGTFKGLLSGTTSFNSVGDRKAATLYVMKVGDGKIRLSTSVPVKPPKS; encoded by the coding sequence ATGCACCGCACCCCCCTGACCCTTATGCTGCTGAGCGCCCTGACCCTCGGCAGCGCCAATGCCCTGACCACCGTCAAAATCGCCAGCCTTGCTCCGCTTTCCGGCGGCCAGAGTGCCATCGGAATGCAGGCGCGCAACGGCATTCAACTGGCGGTCGCCGAGTACAAGCCTCAGTTCAGGAAGCTCGGCTTTGACCTGCAGTTCGTACCCTTCGACGATCAGGCCGATCCGGCGACCGGCACCGCAGCCGCGCGTAAGATCGCTGCTGACAGGCAGATCCTGGCTGTTGTGGGTGCCATGAACAGCGGCGTCACCATCCCCGCCAGCGCCGCCCTGCAGGCCAGCCGCGTGGCGTTGGTCAGCCCGGCCAGTACAGCCAACAACGTCACCGACCGCGGCCTGAGCAACATGAACCGCATCGTGCCCCGTGACGACGCGCAGGGCCCAGCTGGTGCCCAGTTCCTGAAGACCAACCTGAAAGCCAGGAAGGTCTACATCCTGAATGACAAGACCGCCTACGGCGAAGGCCTGGCCAAGGAAGTCGAAAAGACCCTCAAGGCCAGCGGCGTGAGTGTGATCACCAACGAAGGCACCGAGGAGAAGAGTGACTTCTCCAGCATTGTCGCCAAGATCCGGCTTCAGAAGCCCGATGCCATCTACTTTGGCGGCATCTACAACCAGGTCGGCGTGTTTCTGAAGCAGTTGCGTGAATCCGGTGTCACTGTCCCAGTTGTCGGTGGAGACGGCCTGGACAGCCAGGACCTTCTCAAGATCGCCGGCAAGGGCGCGCAGAACGTATTCTTCACGACCGGTGCGGCACCGGTCGAGGCACTGCCTGCCGCCAAAGCCTTTGCAGCGGCCTATCAGAAAACCTTCAGGCAGCCAGCTCAAGGATTCGCCGTCTTCGGCTATGACGCCGCCAAGGTGACCCTGCAGGGCATCCTGAATGCGGCCCGCAGCAACGGCAACAAGCTGCCCAGCCGTACCCAGGTCGAGCAGGCTGTCCGCAAAGGCACCTTCAAGGGCCTGCTGTCCGGTACCACCAGCTTCAACAGCGTCGGTGACCGCAAGGCAGCCACCCTGTACGTGATGAAGGTGGGCGACGGCAAGATCAGGCTCAGCACCTCCGTTCCTGTCAAGCCACCCAAAAGCTGA
- the ftsA gene encoding cell division protein FtsA, whose amino-acid sequence MKDNPIIVGLDIGTTKITTVIGELAEGGGVDIIGEGTVHSEGMKRGSVVNLERATHAIRQSIAAAERVSGVQVDSVYVTVAGNHAKAITSHGLAAIRRNQEINVSDVDRAIENARAVPLDPNLEIIHTLPQEYVVDGQEGIKSPVGMHGVRLEVDVHIVAGTAGPLLNLRRCVQEAGVQVEGFVLHALASGLATLEAAEQSQTVIVVDMGGGTTDIGVFKRGNLAHSASIPIGGEHVTADLAQILKIPMEEAENVKRKYGAAIPELADQDLTLEITTASGSTHAISAFELSRIIKPRLSEIFSLIRDEIDHTLGPVELVAQGVVLTGGAALLRGTSDLARDRFRLPVRLGRPRGIGGLTDIVHGPTHAASVGLVLYGIGEDGKVPHIVFQDEPLSAPQVDLPAPLPATPPAPAPATSAPKKEGVSLVDRLRNAFKDWM is encoded by the coding sequence GGCCTGGACATCGGCACTACCAAAATCACTACCGTGATCGGCGAACTCGCCGAAGGCGGTGGTGTCGATATCATCGGCGAAGGAACCGTCCACAGCGAAGGTATGAAGCGCGGAAGCGTCGTCAACCTGGAACGGGCAACACACGCCATCCGTCAGTCGATTGCCGCTGCCGAGCGCGTCAGCGGCGTTCAGGTCGACTCGGTGTATGTCACCGTTGCCGGCAACCATGCCAAGGCCATCACCAGCCACGGCCTGGCCGCCATCCGCCGCAATCAGGAAATCAACGTTTCAGATGTGGACCGCGCGATCGAGAACGCCCGCGCGGTTCCGCTTGATCCCAATCTCGAAATTATCCACACCCTGCCGCAGGAGTATGTCGTCGACGGCCAGGAAGGCATCAAGAGTCCAGTGGGCATGCACGGCGTACGTCTGGAAGTGGACGTACACATCGTGGCCGGCACTGCTGGACCGCTGCTTAACCTGCGCCGGTGTGTGCAGGAAGCCGGCGTACAGGTCGAAGGCTTTGTCCTGCACGCCCTGGCGTCCGGACTGGCCACGCTGGAAGCCGCCGAGCAGTCTCAGACTGTGATCGTGGTGGATATGGGCGGCGGTACCACCGATATCGGCGTGTTCAAGCGTGGGAACCTGGCCCATAGCGCCAGCATTCCTATCGGCGGAGAGCACGTCACGGCCGACCTGGCCCAGATCCTCAAGATCCCCATGGAGGAAGCCGAGAACGTCAAGCGCAAGTATGGCGCGGCTATCCCCGAACTGGCCGACCAGGATCTGACGCTGGAAATTACCACCGCATCGGGCAGCACCCATGCCATCAGTGCGTTCGAACTCTCGCGGATCATCAAGCCGCGCCTCTCGGAAATTTTCAGCCTGATCCGTGACGAAATCGACCACACGCTGGGGCCGGTCGAACTGGTCGCCCAGGGTGTGGTGCTGACCGGTGGCGCCGCGCTGCTGAGAGGGACCAGTGATCTGGCGCGTGACCGGTTCCGCCTGCCTGTGCGCCTGGGTCGTCCGCGTGGGATCGGCGGCTTGACAGATATCGTCCACGGTCCTACCCACGCGGCCAGTGTGGGGCTGGTGCTGTACGGCATCGGCGAGGACGGCAAGGTGCCGCATATCGTCTTCCAGGACGAGCCTCTCAGTGCACCTCAAGTAGACCTGCCGGCTCCTCTGCCTGCGACCCCACCCGCGCCCGCACCTGCCACGTCAGCGCCGAAGAAGGAAGGCGTGAGTCTGGTAGACCGCCTTCGTAACGCCTTCAAGGACTGGATGTAA
- the ftsZ gene encoding cell division protein FtsZ encodes MQAARIRVIGLGGAGNNAVNRMIESGLEGVEFIAGNTDAQVLAKSHAEIRIQLGDRLTRGLGAGADPEVGEKAALEDRERIKEYLDGTDMLFITAGMGGGTGTGSAPVVAEIAREMGILTVAIVTRPFKFEGPKRLRVAEEGISKLAERVDGMIVVNNEKLLTAVDKKVSFREAFLIADRVLYYGVKGISDVINVEGMINLDFADVRNLLANSGTVLMGIGAGRGEKVAEEAAMSAIHSPLLERGIEGARRILVNVTGSYDLSMTDANEIVEKIREATGFEEPDILFGITPDEAAGDEVRVTVIATGFNDTPVSIASGIGGRGSSLETIVTAKRGSSSSYDPKDYDIPAFLRNID; translated from the coding sequence ATGCAAGCGGCCAGAATTCGCGTGATTGGCTTGGGCGGAGCCGGCAATAATGCCGTGAACCGAATGATTGAATCGGGACTCGAAGGCGTAGAGTTCATTGCCGGGAATACGGACGCTCAGGTGCTCGCCAAGAGCCACGCCGAGATCCGCATTCAACTGGGAGACCGGCTGACCCGTGGTCTGGGCGCTGGCGCTGACCCGGAAGTGGGCGAGAAAGCTGCCCTGGAAGACCGTGAACGCATCAAGGAATACCTTGATGGCACCGACATGCTGTTCATTACGGCCGGCATGGGCGGTGGCACCGGCACCGGCAGCGCGCCGGTGGTGGCCGAGATTGCCCGTGAGATGGGCATTCTGACGGTCGCCATTGTCACCCGCCCCTTCAAGTTCGAGGGGCCCAAGCGTCTGCGCGTGGCCGAGGAAGGCATCAGCAAGCTCGCAGAGCGGGTTGACGGCATGATCGTGGTGAACAACGAGAAGCTCCTGACCGCAGTGGACAAGAAGGTCTCGTTCCGCGAGGCCTTCCTGATTGCCGACCGGGTGTTGTACTACGGCGTGAAGGGCATCAGCGATGTCATCAACGTCGAAGGCATGATCAACCTCGACTTTGCCGACGTACGCAACCTGCTGGCCAACAGCGGCACTGTCCTGATGGGCATCGGCGCCGGGCGTGGAGAGAAGGTTGCGGAAGAAGCAGCCATGAGTGCCATCCACAGCCCGCTGCTGGAGCGCGGTATCGAAGGGGCGCGGCGCATTCTGGTCAACGTGACCGGCAGCTACGACCTGAGCATGACCGATGCCAACGAGATCGTCGAGAAGATCCGTGAAGCCACCGGCTTCGAGGAGCCGGACATTCTGTTCGGTATCACGCCTGACGAAGCGGCGGGTGACGAGGTCCGCGTCACAGTGATCGCTACGGGCTTCAACGACACGCCCGTAAGCATCGCCAGCGGCATCGGTGGCCGGGGCAGCAGCCTGGAGACCATCGTGACTGCCAAGCGGGGCAGCAGCAGCAGCTACGATCCCAAGGACTACGACATTCCAGCATTCCTGAGGAATATCGACTGA